A region of Takifugu rubripes chromosome 6, fTakRub1.2, whole genome shotgun sequence DNA encodes the following proteins:
- the ulk1b gene encoding serine/threonine-protein kinase ULK1 isoform X2 produces METVGKFEFSRKELVGHGAFAVVFKGRHREKPDWEVAVKCINKKNLGKSQALLGKEIRILKELKHDNIVALLDFQETVSSVFLVMEYCNGGDLAEYLHSKGTLSEDTIRVFLQQIAGAMRVLQSKGIIHRDLKPQNILLSHPPGRKSHCNNTRIKIADFGFARYLQHNMMAATLCGSPMYMAPEVIMSQNYDAKADLWSIGTIVFQCLTGKAPFQANSPQELRLFYEKNQTLSPDIPRETSHHLRHLLLDLLQRNHTERLDFDQFFSHPFLEPSSSLRRAEPANAVSPPGLPGSPSASSCSSSSTSHLASPPNSLAEGQQLRVRTSAHQEDGLPLRDWCGGSRNSSSCDFEDFVMVPAHFSAADLTADGLQDSLTTSGSLLACAAVGGRSKTPPRSPSCSRSAGPSRLGEVLPADCLDHAGRSLPIPVPTQRHNFQRLEQNLQSSRTDASQRPAPRGCSSGNLQGLAGVTEAPPRGPGGLPAPRGPGGLPAPRRLSLGGARTVQPSSQTPERLTLQPRGLGSRLHSAPCLLECTAAGARQKIRKQHSDPVVAAMPGAPATRPLHPSPRLSELMQRSPLPTILGSPSRAFPPFEFPRPPSSPNLLNFLTQQGLVVGSRTIPLDLRETRGDPPWSQATHYSHTRRRSDQVGGFGRSQSAGGLSDMLLKAAFGPGRAAGESVACDRTPAPPGGGSSPVRAVFTVGSPPLGSTPPPSSRCRRASGSLRSCSPAGSLSGRPLLAGTSPRYSFTDPLAPELGGAVMFEAPELPEETLMEQEHTDTVHNLRFTLDFAHCLVEVAGARGAGVTGTDACRGSTVQQQSPVADRISSLSRDWSHAEQLVLYLKSAELLSGALHTAMERVAQGKLYPSATVKQVVRKLNELYKRSVASCRSLSTRLERFFSRKHRLMDQICSVTAERLLFSHTVQMVQAAALDEMFHQGEASVPRYHKALLLMEGLMLLLAERDDVTSVSKCKEYIERRLTALQSGLGV; encoded by the exons ATGGAGACGGTGGGGAAGTTTGAGTTCAGTCGGAAGGAGCTGGTCGGTCACGGAGCCTTCGCGGTGGTGTTCAAGGGCCGCCACCGGGAG AAACCCGACTGGGAGGTGGCCGTCAAGTGCATCAACAAGAAGAATCTGGGCAAGTCTCAGGCTCTGTTGGGCAAAGAGATCCGAATCCTGAAG gagctgaaacacGACAACATCGTTGCTTTACTGGATTTTCAG GAGACCGTCAGCTCTGTGTtcctggtgatggag TACTGTAACGGAGGGGATCTGGCCGAGTATCTCCACA GTAAAGGGACGCTGAGCGAGGACACGATCCGggtcttcctgcagcagatcgCAGGGGCGATGCGCGTCCTCCAGTCCAAAGGGATCATCCACCGGGACCTGAAGCCCCAGAACATCCTGCTGAGCCACCCGCCGGGTCGCAAGTCGCACTGCAACAACACCCGCATCAAGATCG cGGACTTCGGCTTCGCTCGGTACCTTCAGCACAACATGATGGCGGCGACCTTGTGCGGATCCCCCATGTACATG gcgccggaggtcatcatgtcCCAGAACTACGACGCCAAAGCGGATCTGTGGAGCATCGGAACCATCGTGTTTCAGTGTCTGACAGGAAAGGCACCCTTCCAG GCCAACAGTCCTCAGGAACTGCGTCTTTTCTACGAGAAGAACCAAACTCTCAGTCCAGA TATTCCCAGAGAGACTTCCCACCACCTGAGGCACCttctgctggatctgctgcagcgcAACCACACCGAGCGCCTGGACTTTG accAGTTCTTCTCCCATCCCTTCCTGGAGCCCAGTTCCTCCCTGAGGAGGGCTGAGCCGGCCAACGCCGTCTCTCCGCCGGGCCTCCCAGGTTCCCCATCAGCCAGTTCCTGCAGCAGTTCTTCCACCTCCCACCTGGCCTCCCCCCCA AACTCTCTGGCTGAGGGCCAGCAGCTGCGGGTCAGAACCTCGGCCCACCAGGAGGACGGTCTGCCGTTGAGGGACTGGTGCGGTGGCAGCAGGAACTCCTCCTCCTGCGACTTTGAGGACTTTGTGATGGTTCCGGCTCATTTCTCCG CGGCGGATCTGACGGCTGACGGTCTGCAGGACAGTCTGACGACCAGCGG GTCTCTCCTGGCGTGCGCTGCTGTCGGCGGTCGGTCCAAGACGCCGCCGCGCTCTCCTTCCTGCAGCCGCTCCGCCGGACCAAGCAG ACTCGGCGAAGTTCTGCCGGCCGACTGTCTGGACCACGCGGGTCGCTCTCTGCCCATCCCTGTTCCCACCCAGCGGCACAACTTCCAGCGCCTGGAGCAGAAccttcagtcctccagaacGGACGCCTCGCAGCG ACCGGCGCCGcgtggctgcagcagcgggAACCTGCAGGGCTTGGCCGGCGTCACGGAGGCGCCGCCCCGCGGCCCGGGAGGCCTCCCCGCCCCCCGCGGCCCGGGAGGCCTCCCCGCCCCTCGCAGGCTGtcgctgggaggagccagaaccGTCCAGCCCTCCAGTCAAA CCCCTGAACGCCTCACGCTCCAGCCCCGAGGACTGGGCTCCCGgctccacagcgccccctgcctGCTGGAGTGCACCGCTGCTGGAGCCAGACAGAAGATCAGGAAACAGCACTCGGACCCTGTGGTGGCGGCGATGCCGGGGGCGCCGGCGACCCGCCCTCTTCACCCCTCCCCCAGGCTGAGCGAGCTGATGCAGAGGAGCCCCCTCCCCACCATCCTGGGGTCTCCCTCCAGG GCTTTTCCACCCTTTGAGTTTCCCAGACCCCCCAGTTCTCCAAACCTGCTGAACTTCCTGACTCAGCAGGGTTTGGTGGTCGGCAGCAGAACCATCCCACTGGACCTCCGAGAAACCCGGGGAGACCCGCCCTGGTCACAGGCGACCCATTACAGTCACACCCGCAGACGGAGCGACCAAGTCGGGGGTTTTGGGCG GTCCCAGAGCGCCGGCGGTTTGTCCGACATGCTGCTGAAGGCGGCGTTTGGACCAGGACGCGCAGCGGGGGAGAGCGTGGCGTGTGACAGGACCCCAG CGCCCCCCGGAGGTGGCAGCAGTCCAGTCCGGGCGGTTTTCACCGTCGGTTCTCCTCCGCTTggaagcaccccccccccctcctccagatgCAGGAGAGCCTCAG gttCCCTGCgctcctgcagccctgcaggctCCCTCTcggggcgccccctgctggcgggcACCAGCCCTCGCTACAGCTTCACAGACCCTTTGGCCCCGGAGCTGGGGGGGGCTGTGATGTTTGAGGCCCCGGAGCTGCCCGAGGAGACGCTgatggag caggagcacacgGACACCGTGCACAACCTGCGCTTCACCCTGGACTTCGCCCACTGCCTGGTGGAGGTGGCGGGGGCGCGCGGCGCCGGCGTGACGGGGACGGACGCCTGTAGGGGATCCacggtgcagcagcagagcccggTGGCGGATCGGATCAGCTCGCTGAGCCGGGACTGGAG CCATGCAGAACAGCTGGTTCTCTACCTGAAGAGCGCCGAGCTGTTGTCCGGCGCCCTCCACACGGCCATGGAGCGGGTCGCACAGGGCAAACTCTACCCATCAGCCACTGTTAAACAAG TGGTCAGGAAGCTGAACGAGCTGTACAAGCGCAGCGTGGCGTCCTGCCGCTCGCTCAGCACGCGCCTGGAGCGCTTCTTCTCCAGGAAGCACCGTCTGATGGACCAGATCTGCTCGGTCACGGCGGAGCGGCTGCTGTTCAGCCACACCGTGCAGATG GTCCAGGCGGCGGCGCTGGATGAGATGTTCCACCAGGGTGAGGCCTCGGTGCCGCGCTACCACaaagctctgctgctgatggaaggactgatgctgctgctggccgaGCGCGATGACGTCACCAGCGTCAGCAAAT GTAAGGAGTACATCGAGCGTCGCCTCACAGCGTTACAGTCCGGACTGGGCGTCTGA